AATCAGCATCTCCTCGTTATATATATGGTTTGATGTCGACCGAGTTAGATTCAATCAGAATGTGGGAAGTCCCGATCATGAGGTGGAAAGAGCAGTAAACATCAAGCAAAGAAACCAAGAAACAGACACTCACTTTTAGATCGAATGCTTTGGCTAATACTATTTTGAATATTTTCTGTACATTTATAGAATGCGATGTTGAACAGAAAATCTACATTTTCGAATGGATGCAAAAAATCCAAAAATaagtatcagcttgacgGACACCAATCTATGTATCAATATTCTAGTACGAGACgaagatcaactcaccaacGGAGCATGCATAGCTTTTGAGAATCTTTTAGATTGCTTTGtaatttcttcttgttcttctcttggCAGTGAAGCGAATTGATCATATTTCGTTCCTATTAAAACAGGTATAGCTGTCTGGAACATAAACCCAAACCCAGAAGATGACGTTttagcttcattctcttttACGCTGTTGTTCAAAATACTTTTATAGTTCTCGAAATGAGCGTTATAATgatccaactcaccttgttgaATCCTCTTGCTTGTCTATACCATTCTTTGACACTATTCAAAGTAGCTTTTCTTGTTAAATCAAACATGAATAGGATAGCCACTGCATCATTGGATACTAATGGTAACATTGAAACGAATTCTCTTTGTCCACCTAAATCCCATATCTAGATTTGCGGAAACACTCCTGTAGATCAGCTTTATCTCCCTTCATAATCGATGGGAACGTGAGTGGATCAATTCAGTAGACAGGCGGAGGGGATTGACATACCGAAAATGTTATTTCTGTATTTCGAATCGTTATTGCTTTTTCCATAAAATTAACTCCCAACGTCTGGATATAATCTTCACTGTGAACCACAAGATGTAgtatgtcagcttcatcagtCGGCTCCTCCGAATAACAAACTAGCTGGATACTGAGAGAATAGCATAGATCACTTACTCGAAACTACCTTCGACGTATTTCACCATCAATGACGTTTTACCAATCTGTGAATCCCCCACCATGCCGACTTTGAGCACGATTCTGATATTCCGTAGCAGAAAAGGTAAGCGGGTGAGCTACAGCATATCGAACCGAATACGAGTATCTCGAGGAGCATGATCGTATTTGATCGGCAAGCAGAGGGCGATTGCACGATATATAGCTCATGTTACTTCACTTACGAATTCctatcacctccttctcctcctgaGACCCTTCCACtacctgatccagatgatgCGTATCCTTGGTCTGCCATATCGGTAAGTTCTCTCGGTCTGGGTATGTCGAGATCTGGTAGTTCAATTCTATCTCAGGATCGATGAAAGACTTGATAGGACGACCTGCTGAGCGACAGACTTTCGTTGATGTATCCTATCGTGCAGGGATGACCAATCGAGGATGTGGCTGTGACTGCTGAGGGTGTGTTGTGTGAAGATGTGTTGGATGAGGTCGTAGTGCTACTACCTCGTTGGATTTGAAGGTTGGAGGCTCTTTATCTTTAGCTTTCGGTATCGAGGTGATTTATCTCGGATTGACTGATGGAGTAGTGACGTTGGGGAAAGCCTGAACTTGAGGTCAAAAGCACGGACCCGAAATTCGGATTTTAGTAATTGATATGGTTATACTGATGTGTTCGAGATCAATCTAGTCGGTTGTGGTCGTGAGAACGTGAGAGATCGTGAAAGCGTGAGTGATATATTATCTGTGAGGTTTGCTTCAAGAGGTACTAGGTACTCATGTATCTATCTCATCGATGTTATGACATATGTTacttgctttttcttttgttgcTTTGACAAAATACCAACTTATCATGAACGCGTCTCAACCATCTCCCCACCTCTGATCCCCATTCTTAAAATGGGTCACTCGATTAAactttgatgttgatttcttcttcgaattCACTTTCCCCGAATACCGTCTCTGAGAAATGAACGAATACTCTGATTTCTACTCTGTATACAGTCAATAACAACAGTACTACAACGTAACAGATACCAAAAAAGAGTAGCCATGTCGATCGCAAGACTGGCACGCTCAACGCCTCACTCAACAGCAGGTCGAAGTATAGGAGTATCTCTTCGACCAGGTACGAGGTTTCTCCAGACTTGCCCTTCATCCACCCCGCACATCCGAAATTTATCTACTTCCTTTGCTCGATACCAATTACCGCAGGTCAGACAATACGCATCGGCCGCGACAGCTACAGCCTCATTGGAATCTAGTGAAGCAATACCAGTGTTCTCAGAGGTGGGAACACGCAAAATACCGGTTCTGGGAGCTGAAACTCTTATACCTGTATTACAAGATATCCAGCAATTGTTGGATAATGACATCGGAGGTGATGATTTATGGTCGAGAAGAGTTGAAGACGTGATTGAGGATCTacaaagtgaaagaagagggagaatAGCAGGTATGTATCTTGACATATCCGACGAGCAGCTCCCCGGTAAATGACAGCTAAGCTAATAATCTTCCAAAATCAGTCATTGGCGATGATCTCGCTGCACCAAAAGATGTAGTCTCTGCTTTATTACAAGACCCACTTGCAGATTCTGAAGAAACTAGAAGAGCTTTGTTAGATAGACATGAAGGGTCGAATATCGAGACTTTCCAAATTAGGTGCGCTCATCTTCATGACCATACATTCATACAACTTTCGTACACTGGATGATAAACTGACATGCGGAACACGGAAACTTATTTTCAGTCATGGATTAAGTCCACGTAGAGAATCTCAAGCTCTTActctatcttcttcatggCTTCAACTTACAGGCTTCGATGTGATAGAACTCAACGGTAGGCTAGGCATTGATTCCTATGACTTGATGTTCAGCTGACGGTCATCCCCAAATTTCTAGCCAAAAAGCCAGAAGATACTATCTCGTCTCTCCTTCCCACCGAGACTTTACTGGTCGTCTTGGACCCTATCAGACTCATAGATACTCCCCAGCTCTCATCCATACTACCTCTTGCCTTATCCAAAGGATCCGTCCATTTCGCTATCAACGGTCATCTTCCCCCTAACACTTCCCAATCATCCATCGAAACCAAATTCAGAGATCAACTAGCCAAAATCAAAGTGGATTCATTacaagatgatatacctttcaacccttcttcaatttctgTATCTTTCGTCAACTCGGAGAAAGCCTTGAATGCTTTGGAAGCTTTATCAGCTGCGTTACAGGATCATGGaccatcaacttcatcagctaaaACAAGAGCTTTCGAAACTTTCCAAAATCAATTCCTGGCATCATATATCGGTCCACTTCAAACATCACTTCTCACCTCCGTTCAAACCATTTCAGAACCCCAAATTACTACCGCACGTCAAACTGCCGCGCTTACAATGTCCCATGTGGAGAATGTGATATCATCCGACAGAGATATAGTGAAAAATGCCATTCATACTGTAACGGAATTACGACGTGGAGCACAACAAGGTGCATCAAAAGCTAAACATCTGAGTGTGGCAAGTAGAGGTatagaaggtggattagTTGAAGGTAGTGTAGAGTATGATACGGATAAGATTAAAACTGGACTGGAAGAGAAATTCTTAGGAAGATTGAGTTGGTTAGGGTTgattggaagaacaagagtGGATGATATCCAATTCGAGTTGGGCGATTATTTGAACAATGAGTTTGGAGTGGAATTAGAAAAACAAATCATATTTGAAACTGGTAAATTATCGAATTTACAATTCACTCTAGATTCAAACTCGGATCACATAATTAGACAATTACAATCTACACATCcctcaaattcaacttcacccACACCTAATTCAACACATCCATTCACTTCACCATTACTATTGAATCATTTATCAACACTGTCATTATCAATAccaccattatcacctgCATCATTAACTACACCTATCATAATTCGACGTAGACAACTTTTGACTCAATCAATACCGAGATTACATACTTCAGCTCAAAGAGCTTTGCTCACCACTTATGCGACTTCCTTATTAGGTGTATCGTCAAGTTGGATGAGTTTTGTTCCGCCAATCAGTCTTACTTCAGCAAGTACGGCGATAGGATTAGGTATCTTGAGTATCGTAGCTTCGCTGGCTTTGGGTCAGAGGTTATGGGGTAGGGCTCAAAGGAAGTTCTGGAGAGATTGGAAAAGGATAACagggatgatgaaaggtgatttagaaGTGAGCACTTTTCCTTCACTTTACGTTAATTCAAGTCGGCAATTATCGATAACAATATTAATACGAAACCTTTTAGACGCGATTTGACACAGCACTTCGAACGCAAGTGCTTGCCAAGCCATTATCAGCTGCTGAAGGATTGGAAAAGCTAATAGAAAGGCGAGAAAGGAGATTAGATGAATTGCAggatcaaatcaaccaaaTAAGTAAGAGGATATGACGTTAATTGGTAATAATGGACTCGGACCAACCCTCCAAAAGAGCGTTGAACGAGTAAGATGGAGCTAGAACGGCATATATTGTTATACAGCAACAGCACGAGATCTGTGTTCTATTATCATGCATAGTAGCTGAAAATGGCTATACGTTGATCTCCATCTATGTCACGAACAAATCTTGCGTGTATTGATTTTGTTCCGTTTGTTTGGTTCGCCGGTCATGCCCGAGATGGCGTCTGAAGTGATACGAACGATCTACTGGAAGTATTCGTTATCCTCTTTTCCAACATCAACCTGGAGTATGTTGAGAAGAACGCCTTGATCAgaccttcatcttcactacACGATGTCAACGCCTTCAACGGTACCGGCGAGTCTTCGTGATGTCAGATCATTGACATTCGATTTGATGGGGACATGTGCAGATTATACTACGTCCCTCTTAAATCTCTTTTCCAATACCgaccttccttcttcagtGAACCACGAgttgttgatcaagaaatggagGTCTGGATTCTTCGAGATGATATTCGAACTTCACGAAAAAGGTCAAGATAAAAGTGTAGATGAAGTACATAAAATAGTATTAGATAGGTTGTTATGTGAATATGGGATTggacaagaagaatttggagaagaggaaagggaTAGATTAGTTTTGGGTTGGCATAATCAAGTCGGTATGTCTTCTGTCAATTCGCTCATTCCAAGATACTTCAATGTACACTTGATCCGGTACATTGATTGCTGTGTACGAACACTGAACACCGAACACCgatatgaagctgatactgtataTTCAATCTGCAAATACGATCGATGGCTGATATTCTTTTCCGGTTGTGATGTATGTAGCTTGGCCAGATGCTATCAAAGGTATAGAAAGATTAAAAACTAAATTCGATTGGTGAATCATATCTTTTTCCTTGCCGTCGTTTTGAGACCCATTCACTACACGACTTAACATAACACAGCAAAATGTCCCACGTCCGATATTTATCGAGTTGAAACTGA
This genomic stretch from Kwoniella shivajii chromosome 3, complete sequence harbors:
- a CDS encoding septum-promoting GTP-binding protein 1, which encodes MADQGYASSGSGSGRVSGGEGGDRNSIVLKVGMVGDSQIGKTSLMVKYVEGSFDEDYIQTLGVNFMEKAITIRNTEITFSIWDLGGQREFVSMLPLVSNDAVAILFMFDLTRKATLNSVKEWYRQARGFNKTAIPVLIGTKYDQFASLPREEQEEITKQSKRFSKAMHAPLIFCSTSHSINVQKIFKIVLAKAFDLKCVIPEIDEVGEPILLYVDV
- a CDS encoding haloacid dehalogenase, type II, yielding MSTPSTVPASLRDVRSLTFDLMGTCADYTTSLLNLFSNTDLPSSVNHELLIKKWRSGFFEMIFELHEKGQDKSVDEVHKIVLDRLLCEYGIGQEEFGEEERDRLVLGWHNQVAWPDAIKGIERLKTKFDCVVVANGTTRLQLDIISSSNLPFHTLFSSQLIGYTKPDPRMYQTSLELIGRKPNQTAMVAAHAYDLRAAKDIGMKTIYIQRDTEDPDEDMDIIRDQVDLFIDGRSSAGDKGGLMRLADSFGINCIT